In the Pelmatolapia mariae isolate MD_Pm_ZW linkage group LG10_11, Pm_UMD_F_2, whole genome shotgun sequence genome, tctttattatttaacTCTTATTAGGCTAAGTAGcaaagaagacagaaaacagTCTATTTTTACTACTTACATCAAACAGATAAATATTTACTTcacctctttaaaaaaagaaagaaagaaaaggcatGTATTTTCCTCTGAATGAAAGCCCAAATTACCTTATGTAACAAAGTGCAGATTTTTACACCTTAATCACCCAATGACCTCAGAATAAATCTCTCTGTTGctattttctctgtttgtatTATCTCCCataatttcctttttctttgcttgcaaACAGCTACAGCCTAATGCATTTTAGTCTATATATGTTGTCTTTTTGCCTGTTTTGGATTTATACACATGCATAATCTATACTAACACACTTTTTAGTCATTATTAATATTGTCTACacttttctgtaattttccaTATAGGTGAACATGTAACAACTTGCTAGATTAAATTAcacaggttttatttaaaacatgaaaactcACCTGGTTGATGGTGAAGCTGGCCACTTGACAGTCACAGGGCAAGTTCAGCAGATGGGCTTTGAAACGATCTGAGACAGGAGGCATGTATTTAAAACTTTGAAATGCCATTTCAAGCCTGTAGAAAGATCGAAACTGCAAAAATGATTGCAACTAAATTAATAACAATTCAAAGGTTATTGGGAATAGATACAAATTCATTTAAGGATTACACTCAAGgacttttaattcattacaATGTTATTTTGTTCCTGTTAATAGTTCTATACATCATACCCAGTGTAGTAGATACATAGTCTAATATTGAACTGGAACACATCCTTAAAGTCGGTGTCAATGTGTTACAGTTGCAGTTACCTTTGAGGATCTGAAGTTTTGTCAGGGCAGCCACATATTTATCGTAGTTGATCCCACCCTCTGAGCGATATTCCTGCCACAGAACTCTGAAGGTTTCGTCATCCAAATGAAATTCTGCACGGCAAAAGCAATAATGAGTGAAATTTCcctgattatttattttatttttacaaataaatgactGCTTCTTAAATGTTTTGAATCGTTTTGATGACAGCTGCAAACTTTTTGTACTGCATCAAGAATGTAATATACAGTAGTTTAGTTTTCTGTGACTTTGCAGCTTATGTCTGTACAATGTGTCCAGTGTGTACTGTAAGCCGAACACAGCTGAGTGTGTAACTGCGATAAGGAATATCTGTATATTTTCTTGATTTACCTGCAGAGTTATGAACATGGACAAATTATGGATGTCAACGGATGTATTTTTACTAtacttttaaagaaataatgtCATACCGCGGGCAACTAAAGCCTTTTTCATTTGGTTCTCAGTAACAGAGGGTTGATTCCTGCTCCCATAGCTCTCCACGTATTCTCTCCTGATAGCGCCCACAAAACGCTCCAGTTTGAAGAACTCCACCACATCCAGGTCTCCAGACTGGTCTGCCTGAAAGTGCTGGTTAAAGAGCATGAAGCATGCAATATACATAGCTAAACACAAAATTGCAATAAATGGAAACATATGCCTAATGGATAATTTTATAACACAGGAGGTTTCCATATTAATGTTTTCGATGCATCCAGTTGGCATGGCTTTAACTATTACACTACCCGCAAGCCTTTACTTCCtttgctattaaaaaaaagaagtcattaAGTGTAAAATCAGTCACATTAAGGTTCCCCCTCCCCAAATTATTTACTTCTTATTTCTTTAAGTGTTAAACTGTTGGCTAGAATTTTTAGTTCTGGTTCTACTAATGTGTGATACCTGCCACAAAAAAAGGATACATCCATGAGAGTCAGCAGCAGGCGAGCAGTACTGAGAGTAAGAGCtaaattttgaaaaataaataaaaaaaaacatgaattttaaatattgtttttctatTAATATTGAAAATGTTGGTGTTGGAAATGAAACAAACCTTTTCCATGAACAGAATAGCCACCAGCCTCCAGTTTAGCAGCGACATCTTCAGCGttcaacatctgcaaacaaggACAAAAATGGTGGTGTAATGGAAATTTTGCAGTATTATACCATTACCATTACCATTATACCATTACTGAATAATTACATCCCAAAGATGCGGTATGTGTATGCACACCACAACCTCAGTTATAAAGCAGCTTGCAGTTCCTTTTGTGTCAGTTGAATGTACTGCATGGATTtgttttgaacttttttttgtctttaaaccACTATGATCTACATAATCAGTCATAGTTTGATTGTATTAGTCATACACACTAAACCATAAGTCTCCTTTTGATGCGTGGAAATCGTTTAGAGGCACCCTGTAAAGCTGTACTGTAAACATCTGTTAATATTCAGAAATACCAAAACATTTAACATGTGGAAAGAATTTCCCCTCATCATAAAACATTCTGGTATCAGAGATGACTTAAAAGTTTGAATCCTGTGTACTTTTATAAGCATGTGTAATAGcatgtttgttcatttttttttttttttactatcaaCTGCTGGACAAATCCTGCTAGACTACAAACAGATATATTCATCAACACCAGAGACccttaaagtttttattttttatttgttttatgatattttttttttgtaatttatcaaagtttatttattatttatttatttcccatcCGCTGTCACATTTATGTCTCTTTTGACTCAAATTAAGGaaacaaacagttttaaagCCTTTGGTGATGGTGATGAGCTCCCTTCAGCCACTAGGAGTCACTAAAGCAGCAGTGATGACATCATTGTAGTTCCCGAGTCTGTTTTTGCTGAGATGGACAACCAAATTGAAATCAGCACTGGCAGGTTAAAACTTTGTTATCAGCCCCACAGCCCCCTGAGTTGTCTACTtacaaaagaagcaaaaagtAAAAGTTATCAAATTTACTTTAAATTTCTGAAGAACTGAAATACCTTAGgccttttttcttcctgtgaaagaaaaaaaaggaagatgtCAAGTAAagataaataactgaaaaataaaaataactcattttacttcattaaattaaattgttaATGTTTCTTTGGTCATCAACAAATTGCCAATTACTTACTGATATGCACGTTTCCTCTGGGAATGAGCTGCATTGCAGCTCTTCTGGCCAGGAAATGCCAAAATTGGACATCAGTCCCTCACAGTCCCGTCTGGCTTTCTCACAGAATGACCTGCAGGGCCACTGCGCTTGCCCTGCCTCACACTGAGGGGCATAAACCCGACACAGGAAGACGCGTATGTCCACCGAGCACACGGTTTGCACCATGGAGTTGAAGAAGGACATCTTTGTGAATGCTTCTCTTTGGCTTGTGTGTCCCAGAAGATTTGGAATGAGGGTCTGGTTGTAGGACAGACCCTGGCACATTGGTATGGTGATTGGCTCACAGACCCCACCGCTGCTGCTCACTCCATACTGGAGACACAAGTACACAATGTCATTCCAGCTCTGGTTACCTTCAGCATAtgatacatttctttcttttataatgataataattttaTAGTGAAACATGGTCTTACGTAAATATGTGCCACAAAAATCCAACTAAAGCCTGAAAAATTTTTAAATACCAAATTATACATAGACTTGCAAATATGATGGGAATATCAGTatggtgacagaaaaaaatggaCACATCAGCAGAACAAGACACCACGAAAGGTAATCATGTGCTGTTGTAACTCACTCCTGCTTGTGATGTTAAAAACTGTCTTTGAAGtccaaataaatctgtttttgttGTACGTCTGAAACCTGGACTCATTAGGTTTGACATTTTTTGGTTTGTACAAATCTACAATCAAAACGTTTTTTATACCCTGTGGCCTTAAAGGTGGTTTTTTAAGtatgaaaaagtattttaaaaaatgtaatcttaGTAGATTGGTTGAGCCATAAAAATGGGCAAATACTACTATGAATATTTTTAGATAATAAATGGGGACAAATGAGATAATCTGTTgaatttgcactttttttcttaaGGCATCTAAGGGCTGCCCATCATCTGTTATGTAAACAGATCACTTATTAAACGAGAAATAATTTCACAGGAAATAGTAGCTTCTGTTGcactgtattccattacagtgcATTGGTTTTACTGGTCTAAACTGGGTCATAGGTAGCCCATGACTAAATTGAGTTTGACACGACAGTGTTAGTGTTGTGTCAGACTTACATGCTCACAGGACTCTGTAGTAAATGCTGTACACTTCAGTTCTTCAGGCCATGATAGGCCAAACTTGTTCATCAGTGGCTCACAGCCGGACTTTGCTTTCTCACAGAGAGTTCTGCAGGGAGGACGAGGTTTCCCTGACACACACTCAGGAACGTAGACGGAGCACAATAGCGGCTTTAAGTGGGAGGAGCACCCCACTTTAACAAGTGGAGAAAACTGATGTATCTTCAAGCTTATATCATCTTGGGTTTCTTGCTCAGGCAGCACAGTTTCTGTGTAATGCAGGTCTTTGCAGAGAGGAACGGTGATTGGCTGACATGCTGCAGAGGGTGCTTGACTAACACTGATGACTGGAGCCTGGATGAACAGAAACATAAATCACTTAAATGTCAACAATGCTGGGAAGCACAGTAGTGCAGTGGCTAGCAGCGTCACAGTAAGAGGATTCCAGGTTTGAAGTGTGTAGCTGTGTTGCCCACCCGTGAACCTGAACtggtaaataataataataataataataataataaacaggtAATTAAGTGGATGATTAGAAGAATGAATGAACAATGTCATTGCTCATTAGCTACAAATCTGCATGCTCATTTTAACTCTTATTGCCAAAGAAGAGAGTATATCcaaactatttttttctgtccaTCCTGTGATACTTGTCTGTCTTGTTCTATCAGGTCTAAGGGTTTGTGAGCAGCCAAAGTTTCCCTTGGCCAAAACTTGGCTAACTAGAGAGCATGCTGGAAGAGTGACTTTACTATGTCTTCATTCTAAGGCAACTGAAAAGCTGTTGTAAAGGGGAAATGTAATGGTTGATCAGTTATTCTAAACTGGCCAAAGGTGTCAATGTGACTGTGACTggatgtctgtctctttgtggaAGCCCTGCgacaacctgtccagggtctaCTCCCCCCCTGCCACATTgaagaagtggaagaaaatggatgaataaATGTACTATCATTTATTGTCATTAACCAGCACTTACTATTTGATATAGTTACAAGTACAAAAAAGCATATTCCCAAACATATGCAGAGCTGAAACAGATTTGAGCTACTCAGCCAGAAAGGCAAGTGAAAGAGTCAAAGATTTTATCACAATGTGTGCGTCTTTGTCAATATTGTTTATCTTCATATTACTTACATGTTCACAGGACTCTGTGGTAAATGCTTCACACTTGAGAGCTTCGGGCCACTCCAAACTTAAACTTCTCATCTGTGCTCCACAGCTGGACCTTGCATGCTCACAGAGCGTTCTGCAAGGTGGACGAGGTTTTCCTGACACACACTCAGGAACGTAGACGGAGCATAAGAATGGCTTCAGATGAGGGGAGCATCCTGATGTCACAAGTGGATTAAACCGGTTTATTGTTAAGGCTATATTGGTTTCCTGCCTGGGCAGCACAGTTTCTGTGTAAGTCATGTCTTTGCAGAAAGGAACCGTGATTGGCTGACATGCTGAAAGCGGTGTCTGAGTAACACTGATGACTGATGACGCCTGGATGAACACAAACATAAATcttttagtttatatttttaatattaatggGAGTATAAAGGCATGCATTCTCTTCTGATATTGGTGCCTTTGGTTTTATACATGAAATTTGATGAAATGAAGAGTCTTAAAGAGGCATTAGAAGAGTCATTGCATTTACATTTCTACATACTTGTGGAATGACTGCATTAATTGACAAAttgtgaaaaacacaaacagatgagCTGAATATTAGCCAGGAGATGAGGACAATACCATGAAGTGTTACAATAACTGGATGTTCCCATTTAAAGTTTGTTAATGTCAGTGAAAGGCCTATGCCAAAGCTGAACAGACAATGCAACAATAAATTGTGAAGCAATCCATTAATTAATTGGGTGAAAATGAGACCTTTCGTATGCTCTATTCCACATGTGAGGTGATGCATGAAACATTAAACAGGAAGCACTTTTTCCAGTTAATAATcaggaaaaaaatatcaaagatcCACAGTAGCAAAGACTGTGCAGTTTTAATATTGAATAT is a window encoding:
- the LOC134635533 gene encoding atrial natriuretic peptide-converting enzyme-like — its product is MKHLFLVVWGLLSLQWVHSRSDDRTNCKPFTASFCQGVGYTTTLHPTGVLGYSLQQIGQIVETACSPHVAKLMCRIVVPECSSEDDSRLKPCRALCVQVKADCESTLRAKRLYWPTRLRCETLPESNCVGASSVISVTQTPLSACQPITVPFCKDMTYTETVLPRQETNIALTINRFNPLVTSGCSPHLKPFLCSVYVPECVSGKPRPPCRTLCEHARSSCGAQMRSLSLEWPEALKCEAFTTESCEHAPVISVSQAPSAACQPITVPLCKDLHYTETVLPEQETQDDISLKIHQFSPLVKVGCSSHLKPLLCSVYVPECVSGKPRPPCRTLCEKAKSGCEPLMNKFGLSWPEELKCTAFTTESCEHYGVSSSGGVCEPITIPMCQGLSYNQTLIPNLLGHTSQREAFTKMSFFNSMVQTVCSVDIRVFLCRVYAPQCEAGQAQWPCRSFCEKARRDCEGLMSNFGISWPEELQCSSFPEETCISEEKRPKVFQFFRNLK